One genomic window of Desulfurella sp. includes the following:
- a CDS encoding Trm112 family protein gives MLDKKILDFIVCPKCKGELKLENEFLVCYNCQLKYPIKNDIPILLIEEAQNLNENTKKEV, from the coding sequence ATGCTTGATAAAAAAATACTCGATTTTATTGTATGTCCAAAATGCAAAGGTGAGCTCAAATTAGAAAATGAATTTTTAGTATGTTACAATTGCCAGTTAAAATACCCAATAAAAAATGATATACCAATACTATTAATAGAAGAAGCTCAAAATTTGAATGAAAACACCAAAAAGGAGGTTTAG
- a CDS encoding DUF2726 domain-containing protein: MKPWYYISVLLIGFSIVFVLWLIRKFKELKTPQIKKYTLKDYLLSKNERIVYEILLLYAKDFNLEVLPKMRLSEFIHVDRKNRNAFFIIQNKFVDFLIVDNVKIKPKYAIVIEKKNLKESNLELFENIFKEIKLKWILIKEEELEKPLELKEKLKKILEEAYA; this comes from the coding sequence ATTTCTGTTCTTCTAATTGGTTTTAGCATTGTTTTTGTATTATGGTTGATTAGAAAATTTAAAGAGTTAAAAACCCCACAGATAAAAAAATATACACTCAAAGATTACTTGCTTTCAAAAAATGAACGTATAGTTTATGAAATACTGCTTTTATATGCTAAAGATTTTAATTTAGAAGTTCTGCCCAAAATGAGATTATCTGAATTTATACACGTTGATAGAAAAAATAGAAATGCTTTTTTTATTATTCAAAATAAATTTGTGGATTTTTTAATTGTTGATAATGTAAAAATAAAGCCAAAATATGCAATAGTAATAGAGAAAAAAAACCTAAAAGAATCAAACCTGGAACTTTTTGAAAATATTTTTAAAGAAATAAAACTAAAATGGATCCTAATTAAAGAAGAAGAACTTGAAAAACCATTGGAACTTAAAGAAAAACTTAAAAAAATTTTGGAGGAAGCTTATGCTTGA